From a region of the Caldicellulosiruptoraceae bacterium PP1 genome:
- a CDS encoding BREX system ATP-binding domain-containing protein, with product MQVISKDSIISSLEKIAQNGTDDVEIADLIDVGDQDYMNYLENEVIENLIAKGGATCKFIEGAYGAGKTHLLNLIYKKALSKGMLVAFTTLDSAISLTDWKLVVEYILENVEYRHEGITYKSLPEILAFAGEKLVNEKQKEILKSAKLPSTSFKNAILLALNKKNLNSEAWEVVKEYLVGRKVNVQTFKRIGINNIRASLSKSNAENILKTALSSLHILGFKGVVLLFDENERTLSGFGERISRHNQLAANLMRRLIDGCSNGALEGVLIIFSVLPDFISQVASRYEALAQRLQIVKGENKSIGWRIPFQKVDSVNTMRDNQQIFMVRMVEAYLRMAKNFGILNDDFKKQVIDTCSMVLKRNISSGYKRELAKTIATMILERMR from the coding sequence ATGCAAGTGATAAGCAAGGATAGTATTATATCTTCACTTGAGAAAATTGCTCAGAATGGGACAGATGATGTTGAGATTGCAGATTTGATTGATGTTGGGGATCAGGATTATATGAACTATTTGGAAAACGAAGTGATTGAAAATCTTATAGCAAAAGGTGGAGCAACATGTAAATTTATTGAAGGTGCTTATGGTGCTGGAAAAACTCATCTTTTAAATCTCATTTACAAAAAAGCTTTATCAAAAGGTATGCTGGTTGCATTTACAACTCTAGACAGTGCTATTTCGTTGACTGATTGGAAACTGGTGGTTGAGTACATCTTAGAAAATGTCGAATACAGGCATGAAGGAATAACATACAAATCACTGCCGGAGATTTTAGCTTTTGCAGGAGAAAAACTTGTAAATGAGAAACAAAAAGAGATTTTAAAGTCAGCAAAATTGCCCTCTACAAGTTTTAAAAATGCCATTTTGCTTGCTCTTAATAAAAAGAATTTGAATAGTGAGGCATGGGAAGTTGTAAAAGAGTATCTGGTTGGTCGAAAAGTCAATGTTCAAACCTTTAAAAGAATAGGAATTAATAACATAAGGGCAAGTTTGAGCAAGTCTAATGCAGAGAATATTTTAAAAACAGCTTTATCATCTTTACATATTTTAGGTTTTAAAGGGGTTGTATTGTTGTTTGATGAAAATGAGAGAACTCTTTCTGGTTTTGGAGAGAGAATTTCAAGGCATAATCAGCTTGCAGCAAATCTTATGCGACGATTAATAGATGGATGTTCAAATGGTGCTTTGGAAGGGGTTTTGATAATATTTTCGGTTTTACCTGATTTTATATCACAGGTTGCAAGTAGGTATGAGGCTTTAGCTCAGCGTTTGCAAATAGTTAAAGGTGAAAATAAATCGATTGGTTGGCGTATTCCATTTCAAAAGGTTGACTCTGTTAATACAATGAGAGACAACCAACAGATTTTTATGGTTAGAATGGTTGAGGCTTATTTGAGAATGGCTAAAAATTTTGGCATCTTAAATGATGATTTTAAAAAACAAGTCATAGATACATGTAGTATGGTGCTGAAAAGGAATATAAGCTCGGGCTATAAACGAGAACTGGCAAAGACTATTGCTACTATGATATTGGAAAGGATGAGATAA
- the flgL gene encoding flagellar hook-associated protein FlgL yields the protein MRITNNMMVNNFLLNLNKNLARMDDLQYQMSTGKKIRYPSDEPVITARSLRLKTDIAEIEQFDKNVDDATSWLDTTENALQDIGDVLQRVRELAVSGSNGTKTKEDLSQIAKEISQIKDHIIQVANTNYAGRYIFSGFKTSTAPINSDGTFSDTGDYSSSGGYQVDLSTKQNVIEFELMKGNFIQINKTANDIFNLKNETDPNKGNLFKVLDNLITNLNNGDYNAVSNQLGDIDKHIDNVVAQRGDIGALQNRMELIKNRLSDDNVNFTNLLSKNEDVDIAEAIMKLKQDENVYRSALETGARILPPTLLDFLKY from the coding sequence ATGAGAATTACAAATAATATGATGGTAAATAATTTTCTTTTAAATCTAAATAAAAACTTAGCTCGAATGGATGATTTGCAGTATCAGATGTCAACAGGTAAAAAAATAAGATATCCTTCTGATGAACCAGTTATTACTGCAAGGTCATTAAGGCTAAAAACTGATATTGCTGAGATAGAACAGTTTGACAAAAATGTTGATGATGCAACTTCTTGGCTTGATACAACCGAAAATGCACTTCAGGACATAGGAGATGTACTACAAAGAGTTCGTGAACTTGCAGTTAGTGGTTCAAATGGAACCAAAACAAAAGAGGATTTATCTCAAATTGCTAAAGAAATAAGTCAGATAAAAGACCACATTATTCAAGTTGCAAATACAAACTATGCAGGAAGATATATTTTTTCTGGGTTTAAAACTTCTACTGCACCAATTAACTCAGATGGGACATTTTCAGATACTGGAGATTATTCTTCTTCAGGTGGATATCAAGTAGATCTTTCTACAAAGCAAAATGTTATTGAGTTTGAGCTAATGAAGGGTAATTTTATTCAGATAAATAAAACTGCTAATGATATATTTAATCTCAAAAATGAAACTGACCCAAATAAAGGGAATTTGTTTAAAGTACTAGATAACCTTATTACTAACCTTAATAATGGGGATTATAATGCAGTTTCAAACCAATTAGGAGATATTGACAAACATATTGATAATGTTGTTGCACAAAGAGGGGATATAGGGGCACTACAAAACAGAATGGAGCTTATAAAAAATAGGCTTTCAGATGACAATGTTAACTTTACCAATCTTTTATCAAAGAATGAAGATGTTGATATAGCAGAGGCAATAATGAAACTAAAACAAGATGAAAATGTATATAGATCTGCACTTGAAACTGGTGCAAGGATTTTACCACCTACATTACTTGACTTCTTGAAATATTAA
- a CDS encoding BREX system ATP-binding domain-containing protein: MDKDLFLRALYTMAQHGTAPAEGCKFIGVGYENFFEAIKQKYFYEQFGRNICSQKFVVGPYGSGKTHFLRHLMEIARDENCVTSETALNRDIDFSDKLLIYSEVVRNIKAPLQKNEGLSEFLRYTLNSMINDTKNPQYLKERFSKDINDSRFKSREFGKVLKLALISYINNDISTFDLCCDYLLGNISDNKLCKELGIPKVTKSAQNKRAEDMLFSLFQFVYYIGYRGIIVGFDEAEQSFNVDRKKLAKIFATLRSLLDAVVNLKDASALIIYAMTNDVYEEMNKYPALQQRLSSPYDKDFFSGNILAPVIDLTRLDSIDLSKKIAMKISDVFYDTFKDQISISKNELLKKADEISGEIIRRGVSSSNKREITKAVCTCLLGVLEGRECNSNILEINTQNIYEDEV; encoded by the coding sequence TTGGACAAGGACTTATTTTTAAGAGCATTATATACCATGGCACAACACGGAACGGCACCAGCTGAAGGGTGTAAGTTTATTGGTGTTGGATATGAAAATTTTTTTGAAGCCATTAAACAAAAATATTTTTATGAGCAGTTTGGTCGAAACATTTGCTCGCAGAAGTTTGTTGTAGGGCCATATGGTTCTGGCAAGACACATTTTTTGCGGCATTTAATGGAAATAGCAAGGGATGAAAATTGTGTTACTTCTGAAACTGCTTTGAATAGGGATATAGATTTTTCTGATAAGCTTCTGATATACAGTGAAGTTGTGCGAAATATAAAAGCACCTTTACAGAAAAATGAGGGTTTAAGTGAGTTTTTAAGATATACACTGAACAGTATGATAAATGATACTAAAAATCCTCAGTATTTAAAAGAAAGATTTTCAAAAGATATTAATGATAGCAGATTTAAATCAAGGGAATTTGGAAAGGTGCTAAAATTAGCATTGATTTCTTATATTAATAATGATATTTCAACCTTTGATTTGTGCTGTGATTATTTATTAGGTAATATCTCAGACAATAAGCTATGTAAAGAATTAGGTATACCAAAAGTGACAAAATCAGCACAAAATAAGCGAGCAGAGGATATGCTTTTTTCTCTTTTTCAGTTTGTTTATTATATCGGTTATAGAGGAATAATTGTTGGCTTTGATGAAGCCGAGCAGAGCTTTAATGTGGACAGAAAAAAACTTGCTAAGATTTTTGCAACATTACGCTCTTTATTGGATGCAGTTGTTAATTTAAAAGATGCATCTGCTTTAATTATATATGCTATGACAAACGATGTTTATGAGGAAATGAATAAATACCCAGCTTTGCAGCAAAGGCTTTCAAGCCCATATGACAAAGATTTTTTCAGTGGAAATATTTTGGCTCCAGTTATTGATCTTACAAGGCTTGACTCGATTGACTTATCAAAGAAGATAGCTATGAAGATTTCAGATGTATTTTATGATACTTTCAAAGACCAGATTAGCATTTCAAAAAATGAGCTACTAAAAAAGGCTGATGAGATATCAGGTGAAATTATAAGAAGAGGTGTTTCAAGCTCAAACAAGCGTGAAATAACAAAGGCTGTTTGCACATGTTTATTGGGAGTTCTTGAAGGTAGAGAGTGTAATAGTAACATTTTAGAAATAAATACACAAAACATATATGAAGATGAGGTATAA
- a CDS encoding flagellin, with product MRINNNIQALNTYNRLTINNSNLSKSLEKLSSGLRINRAGDDAAGLAISEKMRAQIRGLDQASRNAQDGISLIQTAEGGLNEAHSILQRMRELAVQAANDTNVDQDRTAINDEINQLVQELDRISNTTEFNTQKLLDGTFSGKFQIGANENQTLTLDISKMNSAALGLASSIEVETKTSAAAGALIKDGTYTVDSAGAKLLDSAGKQVGTISGKDITLADGSTTVSFTNENITAGAIIKVSNNGDTFTMEKVVASGQTNDKLAAGTYTVSGSDVLKDGYKIGTVNTTTTTQIDLLDGTSIDLNTVFEKTAGLTDGDTFEIKGVNVSNNTLAGGSVTAIDKALETVSKERAKLGAYQNRLEHTITNLSTSAENLTSAESRIRDVDMAKEMMNYTKNNILMQAATAMLAQANQAPQAVLQLLR from the coding sequence ATGCGTATTAATAACAACATTCAAGCTTTAAACACTTACAACAGACTTACAATCAATAACTCAAACTTATCAAAATCACTTGAAAAATTGTCATCAGGGCTAAGAATCAACAGAGCAGGCGACGACGCAGCAGGTTTGGCAATATCAGAAAAGATGAGAGCACAAATAAGAGGTCTTGACCAAGCCTCAAGAAATGCTCAAGATGGTATTTCTCTTATTCAAACAGCTGAAGGAGGATTAAATGAAGCACATTCAATACTTCAAAGAATGAGAGAACTTGCAGTTCAAGCAGCTAATGATACAAACGTTGATCAAGATAGAACTGCAATAAATGACGAAATTAATCAATTAGTACAAGAACTTGACAGAATTTCAAATACAACTGAATTCAATACACAGAAATTATTAGATGGAACATTTAGTGGTAAATTTCAAATTGGTGCAAATGAAAACCAAACATTAACACTTGATATCAGCAAAATGAATTCTGCAGCTCTAGGGCTTGCTAGTTCAATAGAAGTAGAAACAAAAACAAGTGCAGCAGCGGGGGCACTTATTAAAGATGGGACATATACAGTAGATTCTGCAGGAGCTAAACTTCTTGATTCTGCTGGTAAACAAGTTGGAACAATATCTGGTAAGGATATTACTCTTGCTGATGGTTCAACTACAGTTTCGTTTACAAATGAAAATATAACAGCAGGTGCAATTATTAAAGTTTCAAATAATGGTGATACTTTCACTATGGAAAAAGTAGTAGCATCAGGACAAACAAACGATAAGTTAGCAGCAGGCACTTATACAGTATCAGGAAGTGATGTATTAAAAGATGGTTATAAGATAGGTACTGTAAATACTACTACTACAACTCAAATTGATTTACTTGATGGAACATCAATAGATCTTAATACAGTATTTGAAAAAACAGCAGGTCTAACAGATGGTGATACATTTGAAATTAAAGGAGTAAATGTATCAAATAATACACTTGCTGGTGGTAGCGTAACAGCTATAGATAAAGCACTTGAAACAGTGTCTAAGGAAAGAGCAAAACTTGGTGCTTATCAAAATAGATTAGAACATACTATTACAAATCTTAGTACATCAGCTGAAAACTTAACATCAGCTGAATCACGTATTAGGGATGTTGATATGGCAAAAGAAATGATGAACTATACAAAGAACAACATCTTAATGCAAGCTGCAACTGCAATGTTAGCTCAAGCTAACCAAGCACCTCAGGCAGTATTACAATTATTAAGGTAA
- a CDS encoding BREX system ATP-binding domain-containing protein yields MVKDDIAFKKLRIIESLRFGLVPEYYIDQLTIGFEKIKDVTDKILRKCEAFMPVGFQVCGEYGCGKSHTLSVMRYIARKEGFFTLKVEVDGEGVSLSNPTKLLNMLFLSVNDNDIYSDYPIVSLFLKALMLKNSSFDKLKRFETIEKYLHVISALAELGLVDEYSYFIESLFSCSDEVSATDVNKILSEALRYSGHSNLKLKTLISRKVDERYLDFIEALAEIATLVAAAGYKGLVVTIDEYEVERIKNPSNYKLVQNMLQIIGQYLMGKLNIPKAPLCIIFSAINQGGEKGDPDITRYISKTPENMFEVTRWSEHHKIELLKKLHVLYCETYQLWSEFSLNTGETLTKLIESKVPNSESRQIRSIIKWYLTLLDLQYGPPGKSR; encoded by the coding sequence ATGGTGAAAGACGATATCGCATTTAAAAAATTGAGGATTATTGAATCGCTCAGATTTGGATTGGTGCCAGAGTATTACATAGACCAGCTTACAATAGGCTTTGAAAAGATAAAAGATGTTACAGATAAGATATTAAGAAAATGTGAAGCTTTTATGCCTGTTGGATTTCAAGTATGTGGTGAATATGGCTGTGGGAAAAGTCATACCTTATCTGTTATGAGATATATAGCAAGAAAAGAAGGGTTTTTTACTTTAAAAGTGGAAGTTGATGGTGAAGGTGTGAGTCTTTCTAATCCAACAAAACTTTTGAACATGCTGTTTTTGAGTGTTAATGACAATGACATATATTCTGACTATCCAATAGTAAGTCTTTTTTTAAAGGCTTTGATGCTGAAAAATAGCAGCTTTGATAAACTAAAAAGATTTGAAACAATCGAAAAATACCTGCATGTTATATCAGCTTTGGCAGAGCTTGGTTTAGTGGATGAGTATTCTTATTTTATAGAATCACTTTTTTCATGCTCTGATGAGGTAAGTGCAACTGATGTGAATAAAATACTTTCAGAAGCTTTGAGATATTCAGGTCATTCAAATTTAAAACTAAAAACTCTTATTAGCAGAAAAGTAGATGAAAGATATTTGGATTTTATTGAGGCTTTAGCAGAAATTGCCACTTTAGTAGCTGCAGCTGGTTATAAAGGGCTTGTTGTTACAATTGACGAGTATGAGGTTGAGAGAATAAAAAATCCCAGCAATTATAAACTAGTTCAAAATATGCTGCAGATAATCGGACAATATCTGATGGGTAAATTGAATATTCCAAAAGCTCCACTTTGTATAATCTTTTCAGCAATAAACCAGGGTGGTGAAAAGGGTGATCCAGACATCACAAGATATATTTCCAAAACACCTGAAAATATGTTTGAGGTGACAAGGTGGAGTGAGCATCATAAGATAGAACTTCTGAAAAAGCTACATGTTCTTTACTGTGAAACTTATCAATTGTGGTCTGAATTTAGTTTAAACACAGGGGAAACTCTTACAAAGCTCATAGAAAGTAAGGTTCCTAACAGTGAGAGCAGGCAAATTCGTTCGATTATAAAATGGTATTTGACACTTTTGGATTTGCAGTATGGTCCCCCAGGCAAAAGTAGGTGA
- a CDS encoding DEAD/DEAH box helicase codes for MDNSYLEDLAIKNQLSSTWDMFFGSYGRLKDVQRRAIPKILEGKDILICSPTASGKTEAACAPLIETLKSRFKVWTILYICPTRALVNDIYERLYSRLVYYGIEILRKTGDYQSEFKTIPNILITTPESFDSMMCRGRLKNGFGHILSCVYAVILDEVHLLYGSSRGEQVRWLIERLRRLKTQAFKEKWCDDEKIQIAAMSATMKDTEKILKYYIPNGEIVKAEGKREINLISDEIVSIDEVIYKYFCSADFQNRFKKILIFSNSRNRVDALAAELRNILRNSNYQIVSHHGSLTRPEREETEEILKRQERVIAVSSSTFEIGIDIGSIDLVVLEEPPLDINSFLQRIGRGNRKNEKIDILLCAESDAQRLIQRAMLFCAQNGILFNTASGDIFHVIIQQIISYIFQSKDLKRSKNALKSVVESCLKYHFEDLSVENDIIDNLILSGQLVEADDGRLTVNKDWLDKFSNGQIHSTIRFASGMSIYDFEKNKVLAINIQDFQNKKIKITGESKEIIDVRKNSIIVKNSSERFDSGVLSYVPYETVFFNMQPYAIRSYLNLEDHVFHYITEDNMVYVFHLGSTQREFFIKLLMRMLNLKGIEAVNPFFVQFNKSNYKEVIASLKNLNCYPMLEFIEKDIEWIEKALKINPYSKLLPIKIRVKEIVRIINLEDEIKLFKKVEFQDITDTQLAMNLEKLIS; via the coding sequence ATGGATAATAGTTATTTAGAAGATCTTGCTATAAAAAATCAGCTTTCCTCAACATGGGATATGTTTTTTGGAAGCTACGGTAGGCTAAAAGATGTTCAAAGAAGGGCAATTCCCAAAATACTTGAGGGGAAGGATATTTTAATATGCTCACCTACTGCGAGCGGTAAAACAGAAGCGGCATGTGCACCTTTAATTGAGACTTTAAAGTCAAGATTCAAGGTTTGGACAATTTTATATATATGCCCAACAAGAGCACTGGTTAACGATATCTATGAAAGGCTTTATTCACGGCTTGTATACTATGGTATTGAGATATTAAGAAAAACAGGAGATTATCAATCAGAATTTAAAACCATTCCAAATATACTAATTACAACACCAGAGTCATTTGACAGTATGATGTGTAGAGGAAGACTTAAAAATGGCTTTGGGCATATTTTATCTTGTGTTTATGCAGTTATTTTAGATGAGGTGCACCTTTTGTATGGTAGCTCAAGAGGTGAACAGGTAAGGTGGCTGATTGAAAGATTGAGAAGGCTAAAAACTCAGGCATTTAAAGAAAAATGGTGTGATGATGAAAAGATTCAGATTGCTGCAATGAGTGCTACAATGAAAGACACTGAGAAGATATTGAAGTATTATATTCCTAATGGCGAGATAGTAAAAGCTGAAGGAAAAAGAGAGATAAATCTAATTTCAGATGAAATTGTTTCGATTGATGAGGTAATATATAAGTATTTTTGCAGTGCTGATTTTCAAAACAGGTTTAAAAAGATACTGATTTTTTCTAATTCAAGAAACAGAGTTGATGCTCTAGCAGCAGAACTCAGAAACATTTTAAGAAATTCAAACTACCAAATTGTATCTCATCATGGAAGTTTGACAAGGCCTGAAAGAGAAGAAACAGAAGAAATTTTAAAAAGACAAGAAAGGGTTATAGCAGTTTCATCTTCTACCTTTGAAATAGGAATAGATATTGGTTCAATCGATCTGGTTGTTTTGGAAGAACCACCGCTTGACATTAACAGCTTTCTTCAAAGAATTGGTCGTGGAAACAGGAAAAACGAAAAAATAGATATACTTTTATGTGCTGAAAGTGATGCTCAAAGGTTAATTCAAAGAGCTATGCTTTTTTGTGCACAAAATGGAATTCTTTTCAATACAGCATCTGGTGATATTTTTCATGTTATTATTCAGCAGATAATCTCATACATATTTCAGTCAAAAGATTTGAAACGAAGCAAAAATGCATTAAAAAGCGTAGTTGAATCTTGTTTAAAATATCATTTTGAAGATTTATCAGTTGAGAATGATATTATAGATAATCTAATTTTAAGCGGTCAGCTTGTAGAAGCAGACGATGGCAGACTAACAGTAAACAAGGATTGGCTTGATAAGTTTTCGAATGGGCAAATTCATTCAACCATCAGATTTGCAAGTGGAATGTCAATTTATGATTTTGAAAAGAACAAGGTTTTAGCAATAAATATTCAAGATTTTCAGAATAAAAAGATTAAAATAACAGGTGAAAGCAAAGAGATAATAGATGTTCGAAAAAATAGTATAATTGTTAAAAATTCATCTGAGAGGTTTGATAGCGGTGTTTTGAGTTATGTACCATATGAAACTGTATTTTTTAACATGCAGCCATATGCAATAAGGTCATATTTGAATTTAGAAGATCATGTTTTTCATTACATTACAGAAGATAATATGGTATATGTCTTTCATTTAGGTTCAACACAAAGGGAATTTTTTATAAAGTTATTGATGAGGATGTTGAATTTAAAGGGCATTGAAGCTGTTAACCCGTTTTTTGTGCAGTTTAATAAAAGCAATTACAAAGAAGTTATTGCTTCTTTGAAAAATCTAAACTGTTACCCAATGCTTGAATTTATAGAAAAAGACATTGAGTGGATAGAAAAAGCTCTCAAAATCAACCCTTACAGCAAACTGCTCCCAATAAAAATCAGGGTAAAAGAAATAGTTAGGATTATAAACTTAGAAGATGAAATAAAACTATTTAAAAAGGTTGAATTTCAAGATATTACAGATACACAATTAGCAATGAATCTTGAAAAATTAATTAGCTAA
- the fliW gene encoding flagellar assembly protein FliW yields MLIQKSVLQTRVFGELEVTEENIIVFEDGIPAFENLKKFIIVEEKDSPFKWLQSLDDKDIAFVIINPFEVVQNYEFDIPDEVISKLEIESIEDVVVFSIAVIPENIKETRINLRAPIIINVNKKKGMQVVLDDERYRIRFYLFQNSTYEK; encoded by the coding sequence ATGTTAATTCAAAAATCAGTTTTACAAACAAGAGTATTTGGAGAGCTTGAGGTTACAGAAGAGAATATAATTGTATTTGAAGATGGTATACCAGCTTTTGAAAATCTAAAAAAGTTTATTATAGTTGAGGAAAAAGATAGCCCATTTAAATGGCTACAATCACTTGATGATAAGGATATTGCATTTGTTATCATTAATCCATTCGAAGTTGTTCAAAACTATGAATTTGATATACCAGATGAGGTTATAAGTAAATTAGAAATAGAAAGTATTGAAGATGTTGTAGTCTTCTCAATAGCAGTAATACCAGAGAACATAAAAGAAACACGTATAAATCTAAGAGCTCCAATTATTATAAACGTAAATAAGAAAAAAGGCATGCAAGTTGTATTAGATGATGAGAGATACCGCATAAGGTTTTATCTATTTCAGAATTCAACTTATGAGAAATGA
- a CDS encoding nucleotidyltransferase domain-containing protein → MVVLDAYLFGSYVKGTFNEDSDIDIAIVSEQFTGDIIEDTFRLMRFRRDIDLRIEPHPFTPNDFVDDNPLVSEIKKYGIKII, encoded by the coding sequence ATTGTTGTATTAGATGCATATCTTTTTGGATCATATGTAAAAGGTACTTTTAATGAGGACAGTGATATCGATATTGCAATTGTTTCAGAACAGTTTACTGGAGATATAATAGAAGATACATTTAGGCTTATGAGATTTAGAAGAGATATTGATTTACGAATTGAGCCACATCCATTTACACCAAATGACTTTGTTGATGATAACCCATTGGTTAGTGAAATAAAAAAATATGGTATAAAGATTATATAA
- a CDS encoding DUF6470 family protein translates to MQLNILSLHTEFPKVKIQTEQLKVKINQDECWNERNLGSTAYLIESSAQRGYNAVLNFTAKTAQNGDRLSQIEKGGKPIIDICVEEAFESIDYNVDVIPKSKPVIYFEGGTVNIDFEMGSVDVRV, encoded by the coding sequence ATGCAGCTAAATATCTTGTCATTACACACCGAATTTCCAAAGGTAAAAATTCAAACCGAGCAGCTTAAGGTTAAGATAAATCAAGATGAGTGTTGGAATGAAAGGAATTTAGGCTCAACAGCATATTTAATCGAAAGTTCGGCTCAAAGAGGCTATAATGCAGTTTTAAACTTTACAGCAAAAACTGCTCAAAACGGCGATAGATTAAGCCAGATTGAAAAAGGCGGTAAACCCATAATAGATATATGTGTTGAAGAAGCTTTTGAAAGCATTGACTATAACGTTGATGTAATTCCCAAATCAAAACCTGTGATTTATTTTGAAGGTGGTACTGTAAATATCGACTTTGAAATGGGCTCGGTTGATGTGAGGGTGTGA
- the csrA gene encoding carbon storage regulator CsrA: MLVLTRKAGEQVLIADDIIVKVISIEKDIVRIGIEAPKNVKVLRYELIQEVKSENVEALQGKERLMKIKDLKGLIKDDEG, from the coding sequence ATGCTTGTGTTAACGAGAAAAGCTGGTGAGCAGGTTTTAATTGCTGATGATATAATAGTTAAAGTTATCAGTATTGAAAAAGATATAGTTCGTATTGGCATTGAGGCACCAAAGAATGTAAAAGTTTTGAGGTATGAGCTAATTCAAGAGGTAAAAAGCGAAAATGTTGAGGCACTGCAGGGTAAAGAGAGGCTTATGAAGATTAAGGATTTGAAAGGGCTTATCAAAGATGATGAGGGATGA